The Zygosaccharomyces rouxii strain CBS732 chromosome A complete sequence genome window below encodes:
- the RTC3 gene encoding Rtc3p (similar to uniprot|P38804 Saccharomyces cerevisiae YHR087W Hypothetical ORF): MSSAVKYFYKGKETDLIVFATSIEDVNEYLKEPSIGKLSQVVEVFKVFSNDQGSGAEGNLGEASKAQVQNEFGRKKIEEIIDLILKEGKPNASVGQVKKSFN; the protein is encoded by the coding sequence ATGTCATCCGCAGTCAAATATTTTTACAAGGGTAAGGAAACTGATTTAATTGTGTTCGCCACATCTATAGAGGACGTCAATGAATACCTGAAGGAACCAAGTATCGGTAAGCTATCACAAGTCGTCGAGGTCTTCAAGGTCTTCTCTAATGACCAGGGTTCCGGTGCTGAAGGTAACTTAGGTGAAGCTTCCAAGGCTCAAGTGCAGAATGAGTTTGGTCGCAAgaagattgaagaaatcattGACTTAATACTGAAGGAAGGTAAGCCTAACGCTTCTGTAGGTCaagtgaagaagagtttCAACTGA
- a CDS encoding uncharacterized protein (no similarity) yields MNSNIQGPQRSYTDGSRFDNESPVLPILDFNTSKINTPIQLLPINVVLPELKYWQEQFSNTSEEDIWKRRNLRFQQRHQLKPLIRPNRRQDRTPHLKRDSKLSTETKMSNFGEYIKDMKSHGHTQILMRTRVITELGITRAKLQSPTLIMNNWGGTMNSIQVQTRALSLGQETFRTEHALSCQRTTRDQVIELHFGPVSQSPADYQFAVYSTAVRQPHGGYRWFHYVKGATYVNLAIFLLGSDFNYSINDNLVEPTIGNDLKVISAKKRCISRLRSHAKSSMIANPCPGNNDTGGSIMEIQHVHPKLYKLLHHHTFLQL; encoded by the coding sequence ATGAATTCCAATATACAAGGCCCTCAAAGAAGTTACACGGACGGATCTAGGTTCGATAACGAATCACCTGTActaccaattcttgatttcAATACATCGAAAATTAATACACCAATTCAGCTTTTGCCCATAAATGTAGTATTACCAGAATTAAAATATTGGCAAGAGCAATTCAGTAATACGAGTGAAGAAGACATctggaaaagaaggaatTTAAGGTTCCAACAACGGCATCAGCTTAAACCATTAATTCGACCAAATAGACGCCAAGACAGAACTCCACACTTGAAGAGGGATTCCAAATTGAGTACTGAGACCAAGATGTCAAATTTCGGCGAATATATTAAGGATATGAAATCACACGGTCATACACAGATATTAATGAGAACTCGTGTGATAACTGAACTAGGAATTACAAGGGCTAAATTGCAATCACCCACTTTGATCATGAATAATTGGGGTGGAACTATGAACAGCATTCAGGTACAAACAAGGGCGCTAAGTTTGGGCCAGGAGACTTTCAGAACGGAACATGCACTAAGCTGTCAACGAACGACAAGGGATCAGGTAATTGAACTACATTTTGGTCCCGTGAGTCAGAGCCCAGCCGACTACCAGTTTGCAGTGTATTCCACAGCGGTACGCCAACCTCACGGCGGCTACCGCTGGTTCCACTATGTAAAAGGAGCTACCTACGTGAATTTGGCTATATTCCTCCTCGGATCAGACTTTAACTATTCTATCAACGACAACCTAGTAGAACCTACCATAGGCAATGATCTCAAAGTAATTTCTGCCAAAAAAAGGTGCATCAGCCGGCTAAGGTCTCACGCAAAGAGCTCCATGATAGCTAATCCATGCCCCGGCAATAACGATACCGGCGGCAGCATCATGGAGATCCAGCACGTACATCCCAAACTATACAAACTACTCCACCATCACACCTTCCTGCAATTGTAG
- the MSN5 gene encoding karyopherin MSN5 (highly similar to uniprot|P52918 Saccharomyces cerevisiae YDR335W MSN5 Karyopherin involved in nuclear import and export shown to be responsible for nuclear import of replication protein A and for export of several proteins including Swi6p Far1p and Pho4p cargo dissociation involves binding to RanGTP): MDSDGASQVVTALGVIYDPKSNNQQRLEAQKFLDDVKSKEESPYWGYQIALNNPTDFILKHFGLGLLADAIKKKWNDYDEDKRLALRKWIMELNYRVLNTDPRYIKQKLAFLWVEITKRTWGEALKEESPSEQELLNSWADMDSNLTELWNISEASRELTLLIFKILFEDVFLLVDLTVLKRMTVIQPLCVMIVCPMDVFATKYKFTEKWTLFKANREGWFALWVSELNEALIQNNSSYVVRLLETLKTCLNWPLSEVIIENDIFSTSLQCFLSNIPEAQSMALDSMHILLTRPYSNDEHYQAVIDKVFNSMDLLERVYDYLQFDPKEGIDEVKYPIVKKCVDMISCLYVCVFKIKDNNQQIEKYLRLVLKATFHPSLIVSGLTLDLWCSCLRNDDFLPLLDRYVMSDLLQFAADALIYYEQIEGHVSKNFVDIDFQSNSEFQNFCSTYRKRIRDIIRLISCVKLDYTYDWLNNRLNSFFSSPYGQEVLNSTFLDRKGEPYLSALSQFMIIECFINGCIRWKIWYPSGSDYSEKLDGILTKLEILSNQLIALNIREPLLLKKQIQNFALFLTMLKDNVLFTLLEKIITSATMEYPEIDLEERSAEADAVRDLRYACGIELNRMALLMPESLMAIFPDLENVVAKILPNLSYHERISFKSFLLTIVLKSSLDRKQERFSAIVDSELMAWSDQTTVVGLSELPWFMERLGIVQIAEYFQRHNINETSDLLSIPIDDEGKRLKFDLTKRWQALFPVRATRMFIHYSMQSVKKDDEFKMLQDIWRPRIVPILPYIMRLLYQLQAYHDPANWSQLPIVVQSFVKYSTIERFWEAGASNKSKDEFIDEHMRAMQTLRDFADSVGHIVRYTREYTLLVINAISSLGSVFFDIDEAPHLLIDSIAIFKPDTNEISPGVSTHGWKHIMNVAIRPLLKNCPEECIPKFMSAFLPKLFETLDLLLCQKWSLYMNDIDVNPIPMDDEEMTEDILEENLLRQLTTVVVRIMVDCVGQASTNPQTSKPKFTSHQLNMRSTIFGNLNVLAPFLKLLNHLMSFRDSKCSFNAILVMKCCLNDVLVREDSVDEFFTVEVMKNLLLNVLCQSSFKDSFYEALNVFTVLFLTLCKEYKPARAYLYEISHGYDIDALYDQLRSVDHYRNQRALMIEFIDWIKTANGNNDDEDSENSPEHKRQERRAAILQRANERLVKKNKDAGDILDDPNTEDAAFGNLFGSS, from the coding sequence ATGGATTCTGACGGTGCTTCCCAAGTGGTCACTGCATTGGGTGTAATTTATGATCCCAAATCTAACAATCAACAGCGCTTAGAAGCCCAGAAATTTCTGGATGACGTTAAATCTAAAGAAGAATCGCCGTACTGGGGGTACCAAATTGCATTAAACAATCCCAcagattttattttaaaaCATTTTGGGTTAGGTCTATTGGCAGATGCcataaagaaaaaatggAATGATTACGACGAAGATAAAAGATTAGCACTTAGGAAATGGATAATGGAATTAAACTACAGAGTTTTAAACACTGATCCGAGATACATCAAACAAAAGCTGGCATTTCTCTGGGTGGAGATCACAAAGAGAACTTGGGGTGAAGCATTAAAGGAGGAATCACCAAGTGAACAGGAACTCTTAAACTCTTGGGCTGATATGGATAGTAATCTAACCGAATTATGGAATATTAGTGAAGCATCTAGAGAACTGACTCTACTAATCTTCAAGAttctttttgaagatgttttCCTATTGGTAGATTTAActgttttgaaaagaatgaCAGTAATACAGCCACTCTGCGTTATGATCGTCTGTCCGATGGACGTATTTGCCACTAAATACAAATTTACCGAAAAATGGACCCTTTTCAAAGCAAATAGAGAAGGTTGGTTTGCACTTTGGGTCTCTGAATTAAATGAAGCATTGATACAAAACAACTCTAGTTATGTGGTCAGACTTTTGGAGACATTGAAAACTTGTTTGAATTGGCCATTGAGTGAAGTgatcattgaaaatgatatttttaGCACATCTTTACAATGCTTTTTGTCCAATATCCCAGAGGCCCAATCGATGGCTTTAGACTCTATGCATATCTTACTTACTCGACCTTACAGTAATGATGAACATTATCAGGCCGTTATTGACAAAGTTTTCAATAGTATGGATCTTTTAGAAAGAGTATATGACTATTTACAATTCGATCCAAAGGAGGGAATCGATGAAGTAAAATACCCAATTGTTAAGAAATGTGTCGATATGATTAGTTGTCTCTACGTTTGcgttttcaaaattaagGACAACaatcaacaaattgaaaaatatctAAGATTGGTACTCAAGGCAACTTTCCATCCAAGTTTAATAGTAAGTGGACTAACACTAGACCTATGGTGTTCCTGTTTAAGAAATGACGATTTCTTGCCATTGTTGGACAGATATGTTATGAGCGatcttttgcaatttgCTGCAGATGCACTGATTTATTACGAACAAATAGAAGGTCATgtttccaaaaattttgttgaTATCGATTTCCAATCCAATTCtgaattccaaaatttctgcTCCACCTatagaaaaagaataagagATATCATTCGATTAATATCATGTGTGAAATTGGATTACACCTACGATTGGCTCAATAACAGATTAAACAGTTTTTTCAGTTCACCGTACGGTCAAGAAGTATTAAATTCTACATTCTTGGACCGTAAGGGTGAGCCATATTTGAGCGCTTTATCACAATTCATGATTATTGAGTGTTTCATTAATGGTTGTATACGATGGAAAATCTGGTATCCAAGTGGTTCAGATTATTCggaaaaattggatggTATTCTAACAAAattagaaattttatcTAACCAGTTAATTGCCCTTAACATTAGAGAACCTCTTTTGCTCAAGAagcaaattcaaaattttgcattATTCCTAACGATGTTAAAAGACAATGTGCTTTTCACACtattggaaaagattatAACTAGTGCTACGATGGAATATCCTGAAATTGATTTGGAGGAACGTAGTGCAGAGGCGGATGCCGTTAGGGACTTAAGATACGCATGCGGTATTGAACTAAATCGAATGGCACTGTTGATGCCCGAATCATTGATGGCAATCTTCCCAGATTTGGAGAACGTCGTAGCGAAGATTCTACCCAACCTATCGTATCATGAAAGGATATCATTTAAATCATTCCTTTTGACCATCGtcttaaaatcttcattggATAGGAAACAGGAAAGATTTTCTGCGATAGTAGATTCTGAGCTAATGGCTTGGTCAGATCAAACCACGGTTGTGGGTCTTTCGGAATTGCCCTGGTTCATGGAGAGATTAGGTATTGTACAAATCGCAGAATATTTCCAAAGACATAACATTAATGAAACGAGTGATTTGTTATCTATTCCAatcgatgatgaaggtaaAAGGTTAAAATTCGATCTTACCAAGAGATGGCAGGCATTGTTCCCCGTACGTGCTACCAGGATGTTTATTCACTATTCAATGCAAAGTGTAaagaaagatgatgaatttaaaatgTTGCAAGACATTTGGCGTCCTCGAATTGTTCCTATTCTTCCTTATATTATGAGACTCTTATACCAGTTACAAGCCTACCATGATCCAGCCAATTGGTCACAACTACCTATCGTGGTTCAATCATTCGTAAAATATTCTACAATTGAAAGGTTTTGGGAAGCAGGTGCATCTAACAAATCTAAGGATGAATTCATCGATGAACACATGAGGGCCATGCAAACTTTGAGAGATTTTGCTGATTCAGTAGGTCACATAGTAAGATACACTAGGGAATACACTTTATTGGTGATAAATGCTATATCATCCTTGGGAAGCGTTTTCTTTGACATCGATGAGGCACCACACTTATTGATAGACTCTATTGCAATTTTCAAACCAGATACCAATGAGATCAGTCCGGGAGTTTCTACACACGGTTGGAAACATATAATGAATGTGGCCATTCGTccacttttgaaaaattgccCCGAGGAATGTATTCCCAAGTTTATGTCAGCATTCTTACCTAAGTTGTTCGAAACTTTAGACCTACTTTTATGTCAAAAATGGTCACTTTATATGAATGATATCGATGTGAATCCCATCCCAATGGATGACGAAGAGATGACTGAAGACATTTTAGAAGAAAATCTATTGAGACAATTGACTACAGTTGTGGTTCGTATAATGGTCGATTGCGTAGGACAAGCAAGCACCAATCCTCAAACCTCTAAACCGAAATTTACATCTCATCAGTTAAACATGAGAAGTACCAtctttggtaatttgaaCGTACTAGCACCGTttttaaaacttttgaacCATCTAATGTCCTTTAGGGATAGTAAATGTTCATTTAATGCCATCCTGGTGATGAAATGTTGTTTGAACGATGTGCTTGTAAGAGAGGATAGTGTGGATGAATTCTTTACGGTGgaagtgatgaagaacttGCTTTTGAATGTTCTATGTCAGAGTTCATTCAAGGATTCATTCTATGAAGCCTTGAACGTTTTTACTGTACTTTTCCTCACTCTCTGCAAGGAATACAAACCTGCTAGAGCTTACTTATACGAAATATCCCATGGTTATGATATCGATGCTCTTTATGATCAATTGAGAAGTGTAGATCATTACAGAAACCAAAGGGCGTTGATGATCGAATTCATTGACTGGATCAAGACGGcaaatggtaataatgacGACGAGGATAGTGAAAATTCTCCCGAACATAAGCGTCAAGAAAGAAGGGCAGCTATTCTACAAAGAGCAAATGAAAGACTTGTcaaaaagaataaagatGCTGGAGATATCCTTGATGATCCAAATACTGAAGATGCAGCATTTGGTAACTTGTTTGGTTCATCATGA
- the RPF1 gene encoding rRNA-binding ribosome biosynthesis protein RPF1 (highly similar to uniprot|P38805 Saccharomyces cerevisiae YHR088W RPF1 Nucleolar protein involved in the assembly of the large ribosomal subunit contains a sigma(70)-like motif which is thought to bind RNA): MAAEELKIKNKMLRQQIIADLKDQKNKERHKMRAQRAKEEREDPTAKEKRLAENVPKTIEGMRVYDETIGQKDEADEEDLMQLFNNNGEPPKILLTTSINAKRNAYEFANVLIEIFPNVTFVKRKFGLTMKDIVEASSKRNFTDIIIINEDKKKVTGLTFMHLPEGPSFYFKVSSYVDVKKIVGHGRPTSHIPELILNNFSTRLGKTVGTLFQSIFPKNPDFEGRQVITLHNQRDYIFFRRHRYVFENEKKVGLQELGPQFTLKLRRLQRGIKEETEWEYRPEMDKEKKKFYL, from the coding sequence ATGGCTgctgaagaattaaaaattaAGAACAAGATGCTCAGGCAGCAAATTATTGCTGATCTGAAGgatcaaaagaacaaagaacGTCACAAGATGAGAGCCCAGAGAGCTAAAGAAGAGAGGGAAGATCCCACtgcaaaggaaaaaagattgGCTGAAAATGTTCCCAAGACCATTGAAGGTATGAGAGTTTATGACGAGACGATTGGCCAGAAAGATGAggctgatgaagaagatttgatgcaacttttcaacaacaacggtGAACCTCCTAAGATTCTTCTAACCACCAGTATAAATGCAAAAAGGAACGCTTACGAATTTGCCAATGTTttgattgaaattttccctAATGTAACCTTTGTTAAGAGAAAATTCGGTCTCACCATGAAAGATATTGTGGAAGCCAGCAGCAAACGTAATTTCACGgatatcattattatcaatgaggataagaagaaagtaaCAGGATTAACATTCATGCATCTGCCTGAAGGACCgtcattttattttaagGTTAGCTCATATGTGGAcgtgaaaaaaattgtggGACATGGTAGACCAACATCTCACATCCCGGAATTGATCCTAAACAATTTCAGTACCAGACTCGGTAAGACTGTTGGTACATTATTTCAATCGATTTTCCCCAAGAATCCAGATTTCGAAGGTCGTCAAGTAATTACTTTACACAATCAAAGAGATTACATCTTCTTTAGAAGGCACCGTTATGTGTTTGAAAACGAGAAGAAAGTTGGATTGCAAGAATTAGGTCCTCAGTTTACTTTGAAACTACGCAGATTACAACGCGGTATCAAGGAAGAAACTGAATGGGAATACAGACCCGAAATGgacaaggaaaagaagaagttttaCCTATAG